Proteins encoded by one window of Monoglobus pectinilyticus:
- a CDS encoding helix-turn-helix domain-containing protein, translated as MNNFNNKLRNLRVSNGITQKQLAEQINIQPNSVQRLKYGTAQPSLKTITAIADYFDVSIDYLVGRTDNPEINK; from the coding sequence ATGAATAATTTTAATAATAAATTAAGAAATTTGCGAGTTTCAAATGGTATTACTCAAAAGCAGCTTGCCGAACAAATAAATATTCAGCCTAATTCTGTACAACGGTTAAAATACGGAACTGCACAACCCAGTCTAAAAACTATAACAGCTATTGCTGATTATTTTGATGTTTCTATTGATTATCTCGTGGGGCGGACTGACAATCCTGAAATTAATAAATAA
- a CDS encoding helix-turn-helix domain-containing protein, giving the protein MNLSTRLKELRKLNNVTQKQLAEFIGASERGVQNYEQGSRKPAYDMLIAIADYFDVSIDYLVGRTDNPKINK; this is encoded by the coding sequence ATTAACTTAAGTACAAGATTAAAAGAGTTACGTAAATTAAATAATGTCACACAAAAACAACTTGCTGAATTTATAGGAGCCAGTGAACGAGGCGTTCAAAATTATGAACAAGGATCCCGTAAACCGGCGTATGATATGTTAATAGCAATTGCTGATTATTTTGATGTTTCTATTGATTATCTCGTGGGGCGGACTGACAATCCTAAAATTAATAAATAG
- a CDS encoding helix-turn-helix domain-containing protein, whose product MFNFGEHLKEMRISFNYTQKQVASNIGITERNYQRYEANDQRPSFDILISLADFYNVSLDYLVGRTKNPEINK is encoded by the coding sequence ATGTTTAATTTTGGAGAACATTTAAAAGAAATGCGAATATCTTTTAATTATACTCAAAAACAAGTAGCTTCTAATATTGGTATTACAGAACGGAATTATCAACGTTATGAAGCAAATGATCAACGTCCGTCTTTTGATATACTCATTTCCCTAGCTGATTTTTATAATGTATCTCTTGATTATCTCGTGGGACGGACTAAGAATCCAGAAATTAATAAATAA
- a CDS encoding helix-turn-helix domain-containing protein: MNKLSNRLIKLKKDKNLLQKDIAKDVNLSLRAYQYYERGQREPTASVLIALADYFDVSIDYLVGRTDNPKLYK; the protein is encoded by the coding sequence ATGAATAAACTTTCTAACAGACTTATTAAATTAAAAAAAGATAAAAACCTTTTGCAAAAAGATATTGCAAAAGATGTAAATTTGTCATTAAGAGCATATCAATACTATGAACGTGGTCAACGTGAACCTACGGCAAGTGTGCTGATTGCTTTAGCTGATTATTTTGACGTATCCATTGACTACTTGGTTGGACGTACTGACAATCCCAAATTATATAAATAG
- a CDS encoding MerR family transcriptional regulator, translating into MLKIGDFSRLSMVSIRMLRYYDEHGILSPAYIDKFTGYRYYETKQLSEISNVKLLRDMGISISEIKILKHLNYSPEAMLTVIKECQIKMQAEYSDIEKRLLTLDKTIKKLERNETMPKYNVELKTVPKRSVAALRETIPEYKDEGELWKKIYLLAAKNDICLSNDCPPVAVYMDNDHKDESPDIEVQIGVNGKFDDSEILKFKEVPETLTACVTFTGWYDQICDIYKSIAEWMEINGYDFNGHLFLEYITSPSEINDKDGLISNLYIPVKKI; encoded by the coding sequence ATGTTAAAAATAGGTGACTTCTCAAGGCTGTCAATGGTAAGCATACGTATGCTGCGCTACTATGATGAGCATGGAATACTATCCCCGGCTTATATAGATAAATTTACCGGATACCGTTATTATGAAACCAAACAGCTTTCCGAAATATCTAATGTAAAACTTCTTAGGGATATGGGTATAAGTATATCCGAAATTAAAATTCTTAAACATCTGAACTATTCTCCTGAAGCTATGCTGACCGTTATAAAAGAATGCCAAATAAAAATGCAGGCTGAATATTCAGATATTGAAAAACGGCTTTTAACGCTTGATAAGACTATTAAAAAACTTGAAAGGAATGAGACTATGCCAAAATATAATGTTGAATTAAAGACAGTACCAAAACGCTCAGTGGCAGCATTAAGAGAAACAATACCGGAATATAAAGACGAAGGAGAACTGTGGAAGAAAATCTACTTACTTGCCGCTAAAAATGACATCTGTTTATCAAATGACTGCCCTCCCGTCGCTGTCTATATGGATAATGACCATAAAGATGAAAGCCCGGATATTGAGGTACAGATTGGTGTCAACGGTAAGTTTGATGACTCTGAAATTCTTAAATTTAAGGAAGTCCCCGAAACACTCACAGCCTGCGTAACATTTACAGGCTGGTATGACCAAATATGCGATATTTATAAATCAATAGCTGAATGGATGGAGATAAACGGCTACGATTTTAACGGACACCTGTTTCTTGAATATATCACGTCTCCTTCTGAGATAAATGACAAAGACGGTCTGATTTCTAATTTGTACATACCCGTAAAAAAGATTTAA
- a CDS encoding chloride channel protein produces MSANEYVKTFVKWMFLATITGGFGGIVGSLFNMCIVYVTKMRNKNSWLIFLLPLGGLLIVFLYRICKMDKNSGTNNVIKSVRSEEDVPFLLAPLIFIGTTVTHLFGGSVGREGAALQLGGSIGEMTGKLIKLNENDMHIIRMCGMSSVFSALFGTPLTATFFALEVISVGIIHYSAFIPCLLSAVLSYKVSLLFGIIPETYLLPYIPLLSMASFFKTIAIGIVCAVVSIIFCVGIFGTNKLFKKWLRNPYLRIFVGGVIIVALTFFLGTTDYNGAGMNVIDRAVLEGKALPYAFLLKMIFTAITIGCGFKGGEIVPTLFIGATLGCVLGGLLHFNPAFSAALGMVGMFCGVVNCPIASVLLSVELFGSGGIVLFATVAAVSYMMSGYYGLYSGQKIVYSKLRTEFINIYTKKEY; encoded by the coding sequence ATGTCAGCAAACGAGTATGTCAAAACTTTTGTAAAGTGGATGTTTCTTGCTACTATAACCGGAGGTTTTGGCGGTATAGTCGGTTCCCTCTTTAATATGTGCATTGTATATGTTACTAAAATGAGAAATAAAAACAGCTGGCTGATTTTTTTGCTTCCTCTTGGAGGACTGCTGATAGTGTTTCTTTACCGGATTTGTAAAATGGATAAAAATTCGGGCACTAATAATGTTATCAAATCAGTGAGAAGCGAGGAGGATGTTCCGTTTCTTTTGGCGCCTCTGATTTTTATAGGTACTACTGTCACTCATTTATTTGGCGGCAGCGTTGGCAGAGAAGGAGCTGCTCTTCAGCTTGGCGGCAGTATTGGAGAAATGACCGGTAAGCTGATTAAGCTGAATGAGAATGATATGCACATTATAAGAATGTGCGGTATGAGCAGCGTGTTTTCAGCTCTTTTCGGAACCCCTCTGACTGCAACTTTCTTTGCTCTTGAGGTCATAAGCGTTGGTATAATACACTATTCGGCTTTTATACCGTGTCTTTTGTCGGCTGTGCTGTCGTATAAAGTTTCTTTATTGTTCGGAATCATACCTGAGACATACTTGCTTCCATACATACCATTGTTATCTATGGCGTCTTTCTTTAAGACCATTGCTATTGGTATAGTTTGCGCTGTTGTAAGCATAATTTTCTGCGTTGGAATTTTCGGTACAAATAAGCTTTTTAAGAAGTGGCTTAGGAATCCTTATCTGAGGATTTTTGTTGGCGGAGTTATAATAGTTGCTTTAACATTTTTTCTTGGAACAACTGATTATAACGGAGCCGGAATGAATGTCATCGACCGGGCAGTATTAGAAGGAAAGGCTTTGCCTTATGCGTTTCTGTTAAAAATGATTTTTACAGCTATCACTATTGGATGCGGTTTCAAAGGCGGTGAAATAGTTCCGACATTATTTATTGGAGCGACGCTTGGCTGCGTTCTGGGAGGATTGCTGCATTTTAATCCGGCTTTTTCTGCTGCGCTGGGGATGGTTGGTATGTTCTGCGGTGTGGTAAACTGTCCTATAGCCTCTGTTTTGCTGAGTGTGGAATTATTCGGTTCCGGAGGTATTGTGTTGTTTGCGACTGTGGCGGCTGTAAGTTATATGATGTCAGGTTATTATGGATTATACAGCGGTCAGAAAATAGTTTACTCAAAACTTAGAACTGAGTTTATAAATATATATACAAAAAAAGAATATTAA
- a CDS encoding STAS domain-containing protein, whose translation MRYETEQIGGALVVKLYGEIDQHCVSEIRDDIDRQIAIRNINSLIVDLGGVEFMDSSGIGMIMGRYKNMVSRGGKMMLVRPQPQVDKVLELSGIKKLFEKNCG comes from the coding sequence ATGAGGTATGAAACAGAACAAATAGGAGGGGCTTTGGTGGTCAAGCTATACGGCGAGATTGACCAGCATTGTGTAAGCGAGATACGTGACGACATTGACAGACAGATTGCTATTAGGAATATAAACTCATTGATAGTTGATTTGGGCGGAGTAGAATTTATGGACAGTTCAGGAATCGGTATGATAATGGGCAGGTATAAAAATATGGTCAGCCGCGGCGGAAAAATGATGCTTGTTCGTCCTCAGCCACAGGTTGACAAAGTTCTTGAACTATCGGGTATTAAAAAACTTTTTGAAAAGAATTGCGGATAA
- the spoIIAB gene encoding anti-sigma F factor: MNNYMKLEIPSKTTNEAFARAAVGAFAAQVDLTIEELSDIKTAVSEAVTNSIIHGYKDASGVIFINCNISCKDDKYTIEIVIEDKGKGIEDIDVAMQPLYTTSPNDERSGMGFTVMQSFMDSLDVNSVLGEGTKVVMTKRIGAENTYD; the protein is encoded by the coding sequence ATGAATAACTATATGAAACTGGAAATACCATCAAAGACCACAAATGAAGCTTTTGCCAGAGCGGCAGTTGGGGCGTTTGCAGCTCAGGTTGATTTAACTATAGAGGAACTGTCCGATATTAAAACCGCTGTTTCTGAGGCTGTAACAAATTCCATAATTCATGGATATAAAGACGCAAGCGGGGTTATATTTATAAATTGTAATATAAGTTGTAAGGATGACAAGTATACTATTGAGATAGTTATAGAGGATAAAGGAAAGGGGATAGAGGATATAGATGTAGCAATGCAGCCGCTATATACTACCTCTCCGAATGACGAGAGAAGCGGAATGGGCTTTACAGTTATGCAGAGTTTTATGGATAGCTTGGATGTAAACTCTGTTTTGGGAGAGGGGACTAAAGTAGTAATGACAAAACGCATTGGAGCCGAAAATACTTATGACTAA
- a CDS encoding SigB/SigF/SigG family RNA polymerase sigma factor produces the protein MTKFSEANDELLKRISEGDESAREEIIEQNIGLVRSIVKRFLGRGHEAEDLFQIGCIGLIKAVNKFDRSYGVTFSTYAVPMIIGEIKRFIRDDGIIKVSRAYKDISYKAFTVKERMMAEQKTEPTLAEIANELNITPQELSTAMEAARSPESLYAQTDDGKSEGRSLIEKLPSDEDYEQKIENRILLSQAFKGMDERERMIIYMRYFRQKTQSEIAAILGISQVQVSRIEKKVLMKMRDKLTG, from the coding sequence ATGACTAAATTTTCTGAAGCAAACGATGAATTGCTGAAACGGATTTCGGAAGGCGATGAGAGTGCGCGGGAGGAAATAATAGAGCAGAATATAGGTCTTGTTCGCTCCATTGTTAAAAGATTTTTAGGCAGAGGCCATGAAGCTGAGGATCTGTTTCAGATTGGCTGTATCGGGCTTATTAAGGCTGTAAATAAGTTTGACAGAAGCTATGGCGTAACTTTTTCTACTTATGCAGTGCCAATGATAATAGGAGAAATTAAAAGGTTTATTAGAGACGACGGTATAATAAAAGTAAGCCGTGCGTATAAGGACATATCATACAAGGCTTTCACTGTCAAAGAAAGAATGATGGCGGAACAGAAGACAGAGCCCACTTTGGCAGAAATAGCAAATGAATTGAATATAACTCCTCAGGAGCTGTCAACAGCAATGGAGGCCGCAAGGTCCCCGGAATCTTTGTATGCTCAGACTGACGACGGAAAATCTGAGGGGCGGTCTTTGATAGAAAAACTTCCGTCTGACGAGGATTATGAACAAAAAATAGAGAACCGAATATTGCTTAGTCAGGCGTTTAAAGGAATGGATGAAAGAGAGAGAATGATAATATATATGAGATATTTTAGGCAGAAGACACAGTCAGAAATTGCAGCTATTTTAGGTATCTCGCAGGTTCAGGTTTCGAGAATTGAAAAAAAGGTTCTGATGAAAATGCGTGATAAATTAACAGGATGA
- the spoVAC gene encoding stage V sporulation protein AC: protein MAGSQKNKNQEYLDYVNRTSPKSPMLKNMLLAFLFGGLICVIGQAFGDLYKNVFHMDIENSKTAVSITMVFLGALLTGLDIYPKIAKYAGAGTIVPITGFANSIASPAMEFKREGLVTGMSAKMFVVAGPVLVYGITSSIVVGIIYYLYKILIGG from the coding sequence ATGGCCGGATCTCAAAAAAATAAAAATCAGGAATATCTTGACTATGTAAACAGAACATCGCCCAAAAGTCCAATGCTCAAAAATATGCTGCTGGCATTTTTATTTGGGGGTCTGATATGTGTAATAGGACAAGCCTTTGGAGATTTATACAAAAATGTTTTTCACATGGATATTGAAAATTCAAAGACGGCAGTCAGTATAACTATGGTGTTTTTGGGAGCTTTGCTGACAGGACTTGATATATATCCTAAAATAGCAAAATATGCAGGGGCAGGTACTATCGTTCCGATAACAGGTTTTGCAAATTCCATAGCTTCACCGGCTATGGAGTTTAAACGAGAAGGTCTTGTTACAGGTATGTCAGCCAAGATGTTTGTTGTAGCCGGACCGGTGCTTGTTTATGGTATAACAAGTTCAATTGTTGTCGGAATAATATATTATCTTTATAAGATTTTGATAGGAGGTTAA
- the spoVAD gene encoding stage V sporulation protein AD yields the protein MAVRLGKQTIALEAPVSIVNTATVVGTKESEGPLAPYFDVHLNDAEWNEETWEKSESKMQREAAKLAIRKAGMEPGNIDCAFAGDLLNQCISSGFSARELEIPYYGLYGACSTMIEGLSLGAISIDGGGFDRTIAVASSHFCTAERQYRTPLEYGGQRTPTAQWTVTGAGAAVLEKRQFPPYITHITTGKVIDFGVTDPNNMGGAMAPAAIDTLKAHFRDTKRSPKNYDLILTGDLGKVGREIVIDMMTAGGFDMEQNYNDTGCMIYDFETQDVHAGGSGCGCVAVTLCGYVFEMMKKGELNDVLILGTGALLSPTSSLQGESVPGIAHAISLSTTPGGGKNGLY from the coding sequence ATGGCCGTTCGTTTAGGAAAGCAGACAATAGCACTTGAAGCTCCGGTATCTATAGTAAATACAGCCACAGTTGTGGGAACCAAGGAGAGCGAGGGGCCGTTGGCTCCATATTTTGATGTTCATTTGAATGATGCAGAGTGGAATGAAGAAACATGGGAAAAATCAGAAAGTAAAATGCAGAGGGAAGCTGCAAAACTGGCAATAAGAAAAGCCGGAATGGAACCCGGAAATATAGATTGTGCATTTGCAGGGGATTTGCTTAACCAGTGTATAAGCTCGGGCTTTAGTGCGAGAGAACTTGAAATACCATATTATGGCTTGTACGGAGCATGTTCAACCATGATAGAGGGATTGAGTTTAGGCGCTATAAGTATTGACGGAGGAGGATTTGACAGAACCATAGCAGTAGCGTCAAGCCACTTTTGTACAGCTGAAAGACAATATAGAACTCCTCTTGAGTATGGCGGACAGCGTACCCCAACAGCACAGTGGACTGTGACCGGAGCGGGAGCTGCGGTTCTTGAAAAAAGACAGTTTCCGCCTTATATTACCCATATAACAACAGGAAAGGTTATTGACTTTGGAGTGACAGACCCCAATAATATGGGAGGCGCGATGGCTCCGGCGGCAATAGATACATTAAAAGCGCATTTTAGAGATACAAAGAGATCACCTAAAAATTATGATTTAATTTTAACAGGAGATTTAGGAAAAGTAGGAAGAGAGATAGTTATAGATATGATGACAGCCGGCGGATTTGATATGGAACAAAATTATAATGACACCGGCTGTATGATATATGATTTTGAAACTCAGGATGTTCATGCCGGAGGCAGCGGATGTGGATGTGTTGCCGTTACTCTTTGCGGATATGTTTTTGAAATGATGAAAAAGGGTGAGTTAAATGATGTCCTTATATTGGGAACAGGCGCATTGTTAAGCCCGACGTCGTCTCTGCAGGGAGAATCAGTTCCGGGAATTGCGCATGCGATTTCACTTTCAACAACACCAGGAGGCGGAAAAAATGGATTATATTAA
- the spoVAE gene encoding stage V sporulation protein AE, with amino-acid sequence MDYINAFWVGGLICVVAQILIDKTNMTPARILVLYVVIGTILGGIGIYDKLVDFAGAGASVPLVGFGNVLAKGVMKAVDANGLIGVITGGTAAAAGGIAAAIFFGFLVALIFDPKAKK; translated from the coding sequence ATGGATTATATTAATGCGTTTTGGGTAGGCGGACTCATATGCGTTGTAGCACAGATTTTAATAGATAAGACAAATATGACTCCGGCAAGGATTTTGGTACTGTATGTTGTTATAGGAACAATTCTCGGTGGAATTGGGATATATGACAAACTTGTGGATTTTGCTGGAGCAGGGGCAAGTGTGCCGCTTGTTGGATTTGGCAATGTTTTGGCCAAAGGCGTTATGAAAGCGGTTGACGCGAATGGTCTTATTGGAGTAATTACGGGAGGAACTGCGGCAGCAGCCGGAGGTATAGCGGCCGCAATATTCTTTGGGTTTTTAGTTGCATTAATTTTTGATCCAAAAGCTAAAAAATAA
- a CDS encoding ATPase yields MDALELLDELEDIIDKGASVPFSGRCILDKDELLDVLQEIKLKLPDDLKQAKWIKEERQRILQEAQTEADNLIKSAEDKIIAMVNENEITKKAIVQGNQIIENARSNAQQVTDSSFNYADNLLETVEKVVMSSMKDLEQCVNIVRNNRNEMRNSGNIVPSAPAQVDNTNQTIE; encoded by the coding sequence ATGGATGCATTAGAATTGTTGGATGAATTGGAGGATATAATCGACAAAGGCGCTTCAGTGCCGTTTTCCGGACGCTGTATTCTTGATAAAGATGAACTTTTAGACGTTCTTCAAGAGATTAAGCTAAAGCTTCCCGATGATTTAAAACAAGCTAAATGGATTAAAGAAGAAAGACAAAGAATTTTGCAGGAAGCTCAAACTGAGGCTGATAATTTAATTAAAAGTGCTGAAGATAAGATTATTGCCATGGTCAACGAGAACGAGATTACAAAAAAAGCTATCGTTCAAGGCAATCAGATTATTGAAAACGCTCGTTCAAATGCACAGCAAGTTACTGATTCTTCCTTTAATTACGCAGACAATCTTCTTGAAACTGTTGAAAAAGTCGTTATGTCTTCTATGAAAGATTTAGAACAATGTGTTAATATTGTGAGAAATAATAGAAACGAAATGAGAAACAGCGGAAATATTGTTCCAAGCGCACCTGCTCAGGTTGACAACACCAACCAAACAATAGAATAA
- the coaD gene encoding pantetheine-phosphate adenylyltransferase — translation MRTAVYPGSFDPCTNGHMDVIKRASKLFDKVVVAVLVNNSKNPLFSVEKRVEMLKLVTGDLENVEITSFSGLLVDFMKKIDSQIIIKGIRAVSDFEYEFQMALTNQTLYEELETLFLHSSKEYMFLSSSIVKEIAKYGGCLNGLVPDNLIPIIKSRFENSKY, via the coding sequence ATGAGAACTGCGGTATATCCAGGCAGTTTTGACCCTTGCACAAACGGACATATGGACGTTATAAAAAGAGCTTCAAAACTCTTTGACAAAGTAGTTGTTGCCGTACTCGTCAACAATTCAAAAAATCCTTTGTTTTCAGTTGAAAAACGGGTCGAAATGTTAAAACTTGTTACCGGTGACTTAGAAAATGTTGAAATAACATCGTTTTCCGGTCTGCTGGTAGATTTTATGAAGAAAATTGATTCACAGATAATTATTAAGGGAATTAGAGCGGTATCCGACTTTGAATATGAATTTCAAATGGCGCTTACAAATCAAACCTTATATGAAGAGCTTGAGACTTTATTTCTGCACTCAAGTAAAGAATATATGTTTTTAAGTTCCAGTATCGTAAAGGAAATCGCAAAGTATGGCGGATGTCTTAACGGTCTCGTTCCGGACAACTTAATCCCTATTATAAAAAGCCGTTTCGAAAATTCAAAATACTAG